Proteins encoded together in one Acetomicrobium thermoterrenum DSM 13490 window:
- a CDS encoding ATP-binding protein, whose translation MKQRVLRRVINIDEDKCDGCGLCAEACHEGAIVIEDGKAKLRNESYCDGLGDCIGECPKEAISFELREAEEYTRVTDEPSRGKNLLPCGCPGSNVMDIRHNGNKRMSESLEQGVADDNSRLLNWPIQLKLLPINAPYLKRSSIVLAADCTGFSLYSFQKTILKDDERVLLIGCPKLDDAELYRQKLAQIIEVNQTPEITVIIMEVPCCGGLWRIAESVASEVNRDIVLNKIVIGIDGNIKDKETIKYRYKAN comes from the coding sequence ATGAAACAAAGGGTATTGCGAAGAGTAATAAACATTGATGAGGATAAGTGTGACGGATGTGGCCTTTGTGCCGAAGCCTGTCATGAGGGCGCAATAGTCATAGAAGACGGGAAGGCCAAGCTCAGAAACGAGTCTTACTGCGATGGCTTGGGAGACTGTATCGGTGAATGCCCGAAGGAGGCCATATCCTTTGAGTTGAGGGAAGCTGAAGAATACACAAGAGTTACAGATGAACCAAGTCGTGGGAAAAACCTCCTTCCCTGCGGGTGCCCAGGAAGCAATGTTATGGATATTCGTCATAATGGCAATAAAAGAATGTCAGAAAGCTTGGAACAGGGCGTCGCCGATGACAATTCTAGGCTTTTGAACTGGCCAATTCAGCTTAAGTTGTTACCGATAAATGCACCGTATTTGAAAAGATCTTCTATCGTGTTGGCTGCGGATTGCACGGGATTTTCGTTATACAGTTTTCAAAAGACGATATTGAAAGACGATGAAAGAGTTTTGCTCATAGGTTGTCCCAAACTAGATGATGCCGAGCTTTATAGGCAGAAATTAGCTCAAATTATTGAGGTAAATCAGACGCCCGAAATAACTGTAATAATTATGGAAGTGCCTTGCTGTGGGGGATTATGGAGAATAGCGGAATCCGTTGCAAGCGAAGTTAATCGGGATATAGTTTTAAATAAAATAGTGATTGGAATCGATGGTAACATTAAAGATAAAGAAACAATTAAATATAGATACAAAGCAAATTAA
- the hcp gene encoding hydroxylamine reductase, with translation MFCYQCEQTAQGSGCTNFGVCGKSPEVADLQDLLIHVAKGISMYAHRARALGASDEEIDSLVIESLFTTVTNVNFDVDRMEQMIRKAEKIREKARNLYLIAAKEKGITPDELNGPATFELAKDRSGLLTQGEKVNPESRAQRWGDVIGGLHDLILFGLKGSAAYADHAQILGKKSEEIYGGFHAFMDYLSKDSFTEEELLQKAIEFGNFNIKVMELLDEANTEAYGHPEPTKVRVTPVKGKAILVSGHDLRDLDLLLKQTEGKGISVYTHGEMLPCLAYPKLKKYSHLVGNYGSAWQNQRSEFDEFPGAILMTTNCIQKPKDSYKDRIFTTGLVAWPGVRHIGPDKDFSPLIEAALAQPGFAEDGPEHYITIGFARNTVLSVADKVIDLVKQGKIRHFFLIGGCDGAKPGRNYYTEFATSVPNDCLILTLACGKYRFNKLEFGDIEGIPRLLDMGQCNDAYSAIVVAKALADAFETDVNSLPLSLILSWYEQKAVCILLSLIALGIKNMRLGPTLPAFLKPKVISYLSENLGLKPITTPAEDLKAILG, from the coding sequence ATGTTTTGTTATCAATGCGAACAGACAGCACAAGGGAGTGGTTGTACTAATTTTGGCGTATGTGGCAAAAGCCCCGAGGTAGCGGATCTTCAGGACCTGCTCATACACGTCGCTAAAGGTATTTCCATGTACGCTCACAGGGCGCGAGCTTTAGGTGCGTCCGACGAAGAAATCGATTCATTAGTAATAGAATCTTTATTTACTACGGTGACTAATGTTAACTTCGACGTGGATCGCATGGAACAAATGATCCGTAAGGCGGAAAAGATAAGGGAAAAGGCTCGAAATCTTTACCTCATTGCAGCAAAGGAAAAGGGAATAACGCCGGATGAGCTAAACGGGCCGGCGACATTTGAGCTGGCAAAAGACCGATCGGGACTATTAACTCAAGGAGAAAAGGTCAATCCCGAATCGCGAGCTCAGCGATGGGGAGATGTGATAGGGGGACTACACGACCTTATCTTGTTTGGCCTAAAGGGGAGCGCAGCCTACGCAGATCATGCCCAGATTTTGGGCAAAAAAAGCGAGGAGATTTATGGGGGATTTCATGCTTTCATGGACTACCTCTCCAAAGATAGCTTTACGGAAGAGGAATTATTGCAAAAGGCTATCGAATTTGGGAACTTTAATATAAAGGTAATGGAGCTTCTGGATGAAGCCAATACCGAAGCCTATGGTCATCCCGAACCTACCAAAGTAAGGGTAACCCCTGTAAAGGGAAAGGCAATACTTGTTTCCGGTCATGACTTGAGGGATTTGGATCTTCTCTTAAAACAAACGGAGGGCAAGGGCATAAGCGTCTATACTCACGGAGAGATGCTTCCTTGCTTAGCCTATCCGAAACTCAAAAAATATTCTCATCTTGTAGGAAACTATGGAAGTGCCTGGCAGAATCAGCGAAGTGAATTCGATGAATTTCCTGGTGCAATTTTGATGACGACCAACTGCATTCAAAAACCAAAGGATTCTTACAAGGATCGAATTTTTACCACAGGTCTGGTGGCTTGGCCGGGGGTACGCCACATTGGTCCCGATAAGGACTTTTCTCCCCTTATTGAGGCAGCGCTTGCCCAGCCCGGTTTCGCCGAAGATGGACCAGAACATTACATTACCATAGGTTTTGCCAGAAATACCGTGCTCTCCGTAGCCGATAAGGTCATTGATTTGGTCAAGCAGGGGAAGATCCGACACTTCTTCCTTATCGGTGGTTGCGATGGGGCAAAGCCAGGGCGTAATTATTACACTGAATTTGCAACTAGCGTACCAAATGACTGTCTTATCTTGACCTTAGCATGCGGCAAATATCGCTTCAATAAGTTGGAGTTTGGCGATATTGAGGGCATCCCGAGGTTGCTCGACATGGGGCAGTGCAACGACGCATATTCGGCTATAGTCGTAGCTAAAGCACTTGCCGATGCCTTTGAGACGGATGTCAACAGCCTTCCTTTATCGCTCATCTTATCGTGGTACGAGCAAAAGGCCGTTTGTATTTTGTTGTCCCTTATCGCCCTTGGAATCAAAAATATGCGCCTTGGCCCAACCCTTCCTGCCTTTTTAAAGCCCAAAGTGATTTCCTACTTGAGCGAAAATTTGGGTCTCAAACCTATCACTACTCCGGCAGAGGATTTAAAAGCCATACTGGGCTAA
- a CDS encoding GntR family transcriptional regulator has product MDNARSIQERFSLPSRLPYKNITMAVRERLMMELLFSNKYEPGEWINESVIANELNISKAPIREALRELAAIGLVQIVPHKGARVTEFTKRDMEEIYTIRYMLEECIFKDIIVRDAVTEDDINHLNGIAQKMKMIAMSDKSKELILGNFLEKDLEFHKYLWLKADLKWTVKMLLDIYLLLILGIYKFLLDANLTETAEYHFRIIDYIKAKDIDKFKKDRSESYYALRRCTSD; this is encoded by the coding sequence TTGGACAATGCAAGGAGTATTCAAGAGCGGTTCTCATTACCAAGTAGACTGCCATATAAAAACATTACTATGGCAGTACGAGAACGCTTGATGATGGAGCTTTTGTTTTCTAACAAATATGAGCCGGGTGAATGGATTAATGAATCGGTTATAGCCAATGAACTAAACATAAGCAAAGCGCCTATTAGGGAAGCCTTAAGGGAGTTAGCAGCAATTGGATTAGTGCAGATAGTACCTCACAAGGGAGCTCGTGTAACAGAATTTACAAAACGAGACATGGAAGAAATCTATACCATTAGATATATGTTAGAGGAATGCATTTTTAAGGATATTATCGTTCGGGATGCAGTAACAGAGGATGATATTAATCACCTTAATGGGATTGCTCAAAAGATGAAGATGATCGCTATGAGTGATAAGTCTAAGGAGTTAATATTGGGTAATTTTCTCGAGAAAGACCTTGAATTTCACAAATATCTTTGGCTTAAAGCGGACCTCAAATGGACAGTAAAAATGCTTTTAGATATATATCTTTTGCTCATTTTGGGAATATATAAATTTTTACTGGATGCTAACTTAACTGAAACAGCAGAATATCACTTTAGAATTATAGATTACATAAAGGCCAAGGATATTGATAAATTCAAAAAAGATAGGTCAGAAAGCTATTATGCTTTAAGAAGATGCACTAGTGATTAA
- a CDS encoding isocitrate lyase/PEP mutase family protein, whose translation MDKMTSRLRKLLSRDQILVAPGAHDPLVAKIIEKEGFEAVYMTGYGTSASVLGQPDVGLLTQTEMAIRAANLVEAVNIPVIADADTGYGNAINVQRTVRLYEKAGVACIQLEDQVAPKKCGHMLGREIISQDEMVGKIKAACDARVDDDLMIMARTDARTNFGIDAAIERGLAYEAAGADIIFIESPESIEEMQKVTSSFNVPVLANMLEHGRTPLLTAKELEDLGYDLVIFCVASTYVIAKAVTKLMKELKTTGTTAGMLDDMIPFNEFNELVGLNIIREKEKEYATGRD comes from the coding sequence ATGGATAAAATGACGAGCAGATTACGTAAACTTCTTTCTAGGGACCAAATACTTGTTGCGCCAGGAGCTCACGATCCTCTTGTGGCGAAGATAATCGAAAAAGAAGGTTTTGAGGCAGTGTATATGACTGGTTATGGGACCTCGGCAAGTGTGTTAGGGCAACCAGATGTCGGACTCTTGACGCAAACAGAAATGGCAATTAGAGCTGCGAACTTAGTTGAGGCAGTAAATATACCTGTCATTGCCGATGCAGATACAGGATATGGAAATGCCATTAATGTTCAACGGACCGTGCGCTTATACGAAAAAGCAGGGGTTGCCTGTATTCAACTTGAGGATCAAGTAGCTCCAAAAAAGTGTGGTCACATGCTGGGTAGGGAAATCATTTCGCAGGATGAGATGGTTGGAAAGATTAAAGCGGCCTGTGATGCCAGAGTTGATGACGACCTTATGATAATGGCAAGAACAGATGCCCGCACTAATTTTGGAATAGATGCGGCCATAGAAAGAGGCTTAGCTTACGAAGCAGCAGGTGCAGATATTATTTTTATAGAATCTCCAGAGTCTATTGAAGAAATGCAGAAGGTAACATCAAGTTTTAATGTGCCCGTGTTGGCCAATATGCTTGAACATGGGAGGACTCCGTTATTAACGGCAAAAGAACTCGAGGACCTGGGGTATGACTTAGTGATCTTCTGTGTAGCCTCTACATATGTTATCGCAAAGGCGGTTACTAAATTGATGAAGGAACTTAAAACTACGGGGACCACTGCTGGCATGCTCGACGACATGATTCCCTTTAACGAATTTAATGAGCTTGTTGGGTTGAATATTATTAGAGAGAAAGAAAAGGAATATGCTACAGGAAGGGATTAA
- a CDS encoding sodium:solute symporter family protein, which yields MVSMVGPIVTLVISLIVMLYIGWYSFKKRQAESMEDYFLASRTVGTLVVALSLFATQYSGNSMIGYTARAYRIGFQQLVFPVFMVMIPVAYMLFIPRLYVLAHRRKYITLIDFLEDRFRSKTLCFIAGIFLFWGIYVQFIEQLQASGTLFAGLGSHIPYWSGVVILGSIIAVYVAIGGMRGAMLAQAIQGGIMFLGILFLIIYSWIHFGGLGSSVQKLLEISPSKVLPPQSSGGILNWASTMALVGLGGAMYAHSIQQLFASRNENVLKHSLARMAVLTFVTPTILVFIGVIAAANILGLSGMDTEKVIPIMLTQIMQRSTFAYWAMSIVFTAILMATLSTASGVLISLTTIIIRDFYRRFINPNVTDLKATRVARWFNFVILIVSMILVLEPKTTIWRLTEIKFEGLLQAVPAVLLGLYWSRATKPAIITGMIVGGVVAVGMSLSGNPRFLGIHGGVWGMLLNFFIAIAISLMTSSKEDEIQSFGEKFVNLFKMNQ from the coding sequence ATGGTTAGCATGGTTGGTCCAATTGTTACGTTGGTTATTTCTCTGATTGTAATGCTTTACATTGGTTGGTATTCATTTAAAAAGAGACAAGCTGAGTCAATGGAAGATTATTTCCTTGCTAGTCGTACCGTAGGCACATTGGTTGTGGCCTTAAGCCTATTTGCCACACAGTATAGCGGTAACAGCATGATCGGATATACGGCAAGAGCTTACAGGATTGGCTTTCAGCAACTCGTTTTTCCTGTTTTTATGGTCATGATTCCCGTTGCTTATATGCTGTTTATACCTAGATTATATGTGCTAGCCCATAGAAGAAAATATATAACGTTAATCGATTTCTTGGAGGATAGGTTTAGATCAAAAACTCTTTGTTTTATAGCTGGTATTTTTTTATTCTGGGGAATATATGTACAATTTATCGAGCAGCTCCAGGCTAGCGGCACCCTTTTTGCTGGTTTGGGTTCCCATATACCTTATTGGAGTGGAGTAGTGATTTTAGGATCGATTATTGCCGTATATGTTGCAATAGGTGGAATGAGGGGAGCGATGCTAGCTCAAGCGATTCAGGGTGGAATAATGTTTTTGGGAATTTTGTTTTTAATTATATACAGTTGGATTCATTTTGGTGGGCTCGGCTCATCGGTCCAGAAGTTGCTGGAAATTTCTCCATCGAAGGTTCTTCCGCCCCAATCGTCGGGAGGAATACTGAATTGGGCAAGTACCATGGCGCTGGTTGGTTTAGGTGGTGCAATGTATGCACATTCTATCCAACAGCTTTTTGCGTCACGTAATGAAAACGTTTTGAAGCATTCATTAGCTAGAATGGCTGTCTTAACTTTCGTAACTCCTACAATACTTGTGTTCATCGGTGTTATAGCTGCGGCAAATATATTGGGACTTTCGGGAATGGACACAGAAAAAGTAATACCAATCATGTTGACACAAATTATGCAAAGGTCGACATTTGCTTATTGGGCTATGTCTATAGTGTTCACTGCTATTCTTATGGCTACGCTTTCAACCGCAAGCGGAGTTCTGATTTCATTAACCACCATAATCATTAGAGATTTCTATCGACGGTTTATCAACCCTAATGTTACGGACCTAAAGGCAACAAGGGTGGCTCGTTGGTTTAACTTTGTAATACTAATCGTAAGTATGATATTGGTTTTGGAACCAAAGACTACTATATGGCGACTAACGGAGATTAAGTTTGAAGGACTTTTACAAGCAGTTCCTGCAGTCCTTTTGGGTCTATATTGGTCTCGAGCAACTAAACCTGCAATAATTACCGGTATGATTGTAGGTGGAGTTGTGGCTGTAGGTATGAGTTTGTCGGGTAATCCTAGATTCCTAGGTATACATGGTGGCGTTTGGGGCATGCTTTTAAACTTCTTTATTGCAATTGCAATTAGCTTAATGACTTCGTCCAAGGAAGATGAAATACAATCATTTGGCGAAAAATTTGTTAATTTATTTAAAATGAACCAATAG